The sequence CCAGCAGTTGCCAGCGCACCGCGTTGTCGGGGCCTTCGAACGGGAATCGGTCGAGCGGGATACCGCGGAAGAAGGCGGCTTCGCGGCCGGTGCGCCATTCGGCCGGCAGCTCGGCGTACTTCGGGCTGGCCAGGAAGGCCGCGCGCATCCAGCCGCCGACCTGGTCGGCCGAGGCGCCGGGCCGCAGCCGGCCGTAGACGCGGCCGCTGGCCAGGTAGATCGCGTCCAGCGCCGCCTCGTCGCGGACGTTGTTGCGCAGCTCGCGGCCGACCAGCTCGAAGCTGGCCATCGCGTCGTGCGGGCCGAGCGGGCTGCGCGGGTCGATCGGCGGGATCACCGCGGTGACCAGGTAGGACTTGCCGCGGCTCTCGACGCTGCGGCCGAGCGCCTGCGCCGGCGGAAGCTCGCCCCACAGCTTGCGCACCAGCGCCGGCGTGACCGCGATGGCGTCGACGCGGCCTAGCGTGGCCTTCAGGTCGCCGTGCAGCGCCCGGATGCCCAGCAGCGCCGGCAGGTCCGGGTCGGCGGCCAGCACCGGCACCCGCTGCAGCACGCCCTGCATGCGCACGTCCAGCGCCTCGCTGCTGCTGCGGCTGATCAGGTCCAGCGGCGCCTGGCGCGCCTTCAGCAGCGGGCCGAAGACCACCGGCGCGGCGATGAACCAGTCGCTCGGCCGGCCCGGCGGGTTGCCCTGAAATCCAGCAGCACCACCCGCTCGGGCTCGGCCACCGCCGGGTCGGTGCCGGCCAGCGCAAGGGCCAGCAGCGCCACCAGCAGGGCCACCGTCATCGCCAGCATCAATCCGCCGACCGCCACCGCGGTGGCCGTGCCGCGGCTGCGCAGGCCGCGTACCGCTTCGCTCAGCAGCGCCCTCATGCCCAGTGCTCCGCCTGGGCGTCGACCAGGATGCGGCCGTCCAGCAGCCGCACGCTGCGCGCCGCCTGCGCCGCGTGCTCGGCGCTGTGGGTCACCATCACCAGGGTGGTGCCCTCGTCGTTCAGCTCGCGCAGCAGCTGCATCACCTCGCGGCCGTGGGCGCTGTCGAGGTTGCCGGTCGGCTCGTCGGCCAGCAGCAGCGCCGGCCGCGCCGCGATGGCGCGGGCGATCGCCACGCGCTGCTGCTGGCCGCCGCTGAGCTGGCTCGGGTGGTGGCCGGCGCGGTGGGCCAGGCCCAGCCGGTCGAGCACCTCGGCCACGCGGGCGCGCTGCTGTCTGTCGGAGCCGTTGCCGTAGCGCAGCGCCAGCTTCACGTTGTCCTGCACGGTCATCTCGTCGACCAGGTTGAAGCTCTGGAACACGAAGCCGATGCGGCCGCGGCGGATCGCCGCCAGTTCGCGGTCGCTCTTGCGGGCGACGTCCTCGCCCTGCAGCAGGTAGCGGCCGCCGCTGGGCCGGTCGAGCAGGCCCAGGAGGCCCAGCAGGGTGGACTTGCCGCAGCCCGAGGGCCGGTGATGGCGACGTATTCGCCGGCTTCGATCTGCAGGTCGATCGCGTCCAGGGCCGTGGTTTCCACGGTACCGGCGCGATGGCGTTTGCTCAGTTGCTTCAGTTCGATCATGGCAGGGCAAGCCTTTCGGCGTCGGAGGGGGTTGGGAGAGCAGGACCTGCTCGCCGGCCGCCAGGCCGCCGAGCACTTCCACCTGGCCGGCGGCGCGCCGGCCCAGCCGCACCGCGCGGCGCCGCAGCTCGCGGCCGTGCAGCACGTACAGCCGGGTCTGCACGCCGGGGCCGTCGGGCAGCAGCAGCGCCGGCGCCGGCCGGCTCAGTTGCAGGCGCAGCTCGACCGCCTGGCCCGGCTGCAGCGCGGGCGGCGGGCCGCTCCAGCGCAGCAGCACGCGGACCTTGCCGCCCTGCACCTGCGGCAGGGTCTGCACCAGGCTCAGCGGGCCGTCGGCGCTGGTGGCGAGCTGGCCGGCGCGCAGCCGCGGCAGGTAGTACTCGTCGACCTCGGCCGCCAGCTGCATGCCGCCGGCCGGGTCGTCGATGCGGCCGAGCCGGTCGCCCGGCCGCACGCTGGCGCCGACCTGCAGGGTGAAGCCGCTGAGCTGGCCGGCGATCGGCGCGGTCTGCTGCAGCCGCGCGCGCGCCTCCTGCAACAGGCGCAGGCCGTGCTGCAGGCCGTCGACCGCGCGCGCCATCTCGGCCAGCGACTGGGCGTGGATGTCGGCTTCGATGCGCTGGTCCTGCCGCGCCTGTTCCAGCAGCTGCGTGGCCAGCGCCTGCTGGCGCCGCGCCTGCTCGAGCGCGGCGGCCGAAACGAAGCCGGCCGCCGCCAGCGGCGCCAGCCGGCCGTAGTCGGCCTCGGCCTGCTGCTGCTCGGCTTGCAGCCGCGCCAGCTCGCGCCGGTTCTGCGCCAGGCTGGTCGCCTGGGCACTGCGCTGGGCCGAGACGTTGGCCATCTGCTGCGCCACTTCGGCGCCGCGCTGCATCAGCAGCTGTTCCTGCTCCGGGCTGCGCAGCCGGTACAGCGGCGCGCCGACCTCGACCCGGTCGCCGTCGCGCGCCTGCACGCTTTCCACCAGGCCGGCCTCGACCGCGTCGAGCTGAACCGAGCGGATCGGCTCGGCCCGCGCCCGCAACGGCAGCTCGTCGCGGAACAGGCCGGCCCGTACCGGCGCCAGCTGGGCCGCACGCACCGTCTGCAACTGCGGCTGGCGCTGCCAGGCCAGCAGCAGCGCCAGACCGAACACGGCCGCCGTCGCCAGCGCGGCCAGCATCGGCGTGCGCCGCCAGCGCGGCGGCGGCAGCGCGCGGTCCATGGCGGTGCCGCGCTGGACGGTATCCGCGGCGGCGCCGGCGATCGGATCGGGCAGGGTCGGCGAGTTCATGCCGTGCAGATTCGGGCCCGCCGCCGCCGCGGCCAAGCCCCCTGTCCGCTTCCGGACAGCCGGCTGGCGCAGCGCCGGGCCGGCTGCGAAGATGCGGACCGTGACCGATTCCCCGCTCCTCCTCCTCGACGACGATCCCGGCGTGGGCCTGGCGGCGCAGCTGCTGCTGCAGCGCCGGGTCGCGCCGATCACCTGCCTGCGCCGGCCGGCCGAGCTCGCCGCGGCGCTCGATCGGCTGAACCCGGCGGTGCTGCTCTTGGACCTGAACTTCGGCCCCGGCCGCACCGACGGCGCCCAGGGCCTGCGGCTGCTGGCCGAGGTGCAGGCGCGGCCGCAGCCGCCGGTGGTGGTGGTGATGACCGCCTATGCCGATATCGAACTGGCCGTACAAGCGCTCAAGCGCGGCGCCTTCGATTTCATCACCAAGCCGTGGGACAACGTGCGGCTGATCGCCACCTGCCGCGAGGCGCTCGAACGCGCCCGGCCCTCGCCCGGCCAGGCGCCGGCGGCGGGTGCAGCCGAGCCGACGCGCTCGCTGGCCGCGCAGGAGCGCGCCGCAGTGCTGGCGGCGATGGCCGAGGCGCAGGGCAACCTGAGCGCGGCCGCGCGGCTGCTCGGGCTGTCGCGCGCGGCACTGTACCGGCGGCTGGAAAAGCATGGCCTCTGAAGCGCTGCGCCTCGCCGCCGCCGCGCTGCTGTGGGCGCTGGCCGGCGCGCTGGCCCAGGCCGCCGGCCACTCCGCCCGCAGCGGGCTGGCGGCCGCCGCGCTGGCGCTGGCCGGCTTGGCGGCGGCCTGGCCACTGGCACGCCGCCGCCCTGCCCCGCCGCCGGCCGCCGAACCGCCGCCGCCTCCGCCCGACCGGCGGCTGCTGACGCTGCTGCAGGCCCAGCTCGAACACCTGCCGGTGGCGGCCTGGGTGCAGCTCGACGAAACCACGCTGCAACCGCTGAGCAACCGCGCCCGCCGGCTGGCGGCGCCCGGCGCGGTGCGCGACAAGGAAGCGCTGTACCGGCTGCTGCGCACCGCAACGGCCAGCGGCCCGCTGCTGCTCGACACCGAGCGCGGCGGCGAGCGCTGGCAGCTGCAGCGCCAGCCGCTGTCGCTCGACGGCCAGGCGCAGGTGCTGCTGGCGCTGGTGCCGCTGGAGAACGAACTGGAATCGGAATCGCTGCTGGCCTGGCAGCAGCTGGTGCAGGTGCTGACGCACGAGATCATGAACTCGCTGACGCCGATCAAGAGCCTGAGCCAGACCGCGCTGATGCTGCTGGACGAGCCGGACGCCGGCGAGGAACTGCGCACCGCGCTCGACGCGATCGCCCACCGCGCCGACGGGCTGTCGCGCTTCGTCCACACCTATCGCCGGGTCAGCCAGTGGCCGGCGCCGATCATGGCGCCGGTCGACCTGCGCGATTTTTTCCTGCGCCTGCAGCAGGCGGTCGCGCCGGCCTGGGCGGCGCGCGGCGGCGAGGCGAGCTTCGAGCTGGCCTCGCCCAGCCTGCGGCTGCAGGCCGACGAGGGCCAGCTGGAGCAGGCGCTGTTGGCGCTGCTGCAGAACGCCGAGCAGGCCACCGCCGGCCAGGCCGCGCCGCGGCTATGGGTGCAGGCGCGCCAGGGCCGCGGCGGCCGGCTGCAGATCAGCGTGCGCGACAATGGCCCGGGCGTGCCGGCCGGGCTCGAGCGCAAGATCTTCCTGCCCTTCTTCTGCGCCCGCGAGGGCGGCCAGGGCATCGGCCTGACCGTGGTGCGCCAGCTGGTGCACGGCATGGGCGGCCGGGTGCGCCACGTCCGGCCGCTCGAGGGCGGCGCAGCCTTCGTGCTGAGCTTCTGAGCGGCGCACCGGCAACCGATCTCCCCGCATGCATCGGCGCGTCCGCGGACGAAGCCGTTCCGCACGACCATCGGCCCTGACCGGCATGCAACGGCATTTCCAGGCCAAACCGTTTATGTGCAGCGCCACTGCAAAAAGTTTCGATTCTCATTTACAATCAATATCAATTCTCATTCAGATTTGAATGTGCATTGCCGATCGCAGGGTACCGCCCTGCGGCGTACCCCCTGTCCGGGCGCACCTCTGCCGAGGTTTCTCTCTGCGCGATGAAGACCCTTGGCGGCAACGACCGCCGTCGCTTGCAGAGTCGGCGGCATCGTCGCCCGGCAATGGTCCGGATCGTCGGTCGATCCCGCTTTTCCCGGCAGCGAGGCCCTCCTTCCAGCCGGCTGCCAAACCGCTTTCGTGAACCTCCCAGGAGTCCCCGCCATGTCCCGCCGCCGCAGCGCCGCCCCGTACGCCGAGCGCCTCCGACAACTCGCGCAGGCCATGTCCGCCGCCCGCTTGCCGAGCCCCATGCTGCGCCCCGCCATGCAGCTGGCGCCGGCCGGCGCGCTGCTCGCCGCCGCCCTGTGGGCGCCGAACGCGCAGGCCGAGACGGAGCCGGCGGCGGCAGCCTCGGCCCAGGAGAGCGAAAAGGTGGTGATCACCGGCAAGCGCAAGCACCGCGTATCCAAGGGCGCGACCAACCTGAAGCTGGAGATCAAGGACACGCCGCAGACGATCAGCACCATCGACCAGGAGACCCTGCGGGACTTCGGCGCCACCGGCAGCAACGACGCGCTGCGTTTCGGCACCGGCATCGTCGTCGACGAGTGGGAAACCAACCGCACCAGCTTCCAGGCGCGCGGCTTCGACGTGATGCTCACCCAGGTCGACGGCCTGGGCATGACCAACGACTGGGGCCTGGTCGAGAGCCAGAAGGACACCTACCTGTTCGAGCGCATCGAGCTGGTCCGCGGCGCCAACGGGCTGCTGACCGGCGTCGGCAACGCCTCGGGCACCATCAACTACGTGCGCAAGCGTCCGGGCAACAGCGACGGCGGCGAGGTGATCGCCAGCGCCGGCTCGCACCATCTCAAGCGCCTCGCGCTCGACTACAACAAGGTGCTCACCCCGGACGGCGAATGGGCCGGCCGCCTGGTCGTCGCGCACGAGGACAAGGACTCGTACATCCGTGCCCTGCACAACCAGCGCAGCACGATCTACGGCGTGGTCGACGGCCAGATCGGCGACAACGGCGTGCTGACCGTCGGTTTCACCTACCAGGACGCCAAGCAGCGCTCGCCGATGTGGGGTTCGCTGACGCTGCCGCGCGCCGACGGCACGCTGGCCGAGTTCGACGTGTCGGCTTCCACCTCGCAGGACTGGACGCGCTGGAACAACCGTTCGCTCGACGCCTTCGTCGAGTACACCCACGCGCTGTCGAGCAACTGGGAAGGCAAGCTGACCTACAACCGCAACAAGGGCGAGAACGCGAGCAAGCTGTTCTACGCCTACACCCTCACCGGCGCGCTGGAAAACGACAACACCGGGCTGTACGGCTGGCCCTACCGCAGCGAGGGCGACACCCGCGCCGACGTGATCGACGCCAACCTCAACGGGCGGTTCGGCGCCTTCGGCCGCCAGCACGAGGTCGTCGTCGGCCTGAGCCACTCGAGGCAGAAGAACAAGGCGGTCGGCTACGACGCCACCGGCTACATCGGGCTGCCGCTGCCGGCCTTCCCGTATGCCGGCAACGTCTATCCCGAACCGGCCTGGGGCGCGACCTCCGTCGCGGCGGACGGCAAGCAGCAGATCACCCGCCTGTACGCCGCGGCCCGGCTGGCGCTGACCGAACGCCTGAAGGGCATCGCCGGCGTCAACGCGATCAGCCTGAAGCGCAACGGCACCTCGATCTACGGCGGCGGCGTCGCGCTCGACAACGAGAAGACCGACAAGGTCAGCCCCTATCTCGGTACGACCTACGACATCACGCCGGACGTGCTGGCCTACGCCTCGTATTCGGACATCTTCCAGGCCCAGGACCAGCGCGACGTCCACGGCGCCTTCCTCGCGCCGATGAAGGGTATCAACGCCGAAACGGGCGTGAAGGCCGAATGGCTCGACCGCAAGCTGCTGACCACCTTCGCCGTGTTCAGCGCGAAGCAGAAGGGCCTGGCGACCGAGGCCGGCTTCGATCCGGTGTCGCAGCAGTCCTATTACGAGCCCAAGGACGTGAAGTCGCGCGGCTTCGAGATCGAGGCCAGCGGCCGGCTCGATGCCGATACCAAGGTCTCGGTCGGCTATACCCAGCTCAAGCTGACCGGC is a genomic window of Chitinimonas koreensis containing:
- a CDS encoding sensor histidine kinase, giving the protein MASEALRLAAAALLWALAGALAQAAGHSARSGLAAAALALAGLAAAWPLARRRPAPPPAAEPPPPPPDRRLLTLLQAQLEHLPVAAWVQLDETTLQPLSNRARRLAAPGAVRDKEALYRLLRTATASGPLLLDTERGGERWQLQRQPLSLDGQAQVLLALVPLENELESESLLAWQQLVQVLTHEIMNSLTPIKSLSQTALMLLDEPDAGEELRTALDAIAHRADGLSRFVHTYRRVSQWPAPIMAPVDLRDFFLRLQQAVAPAWAARGGEASFELASPSLRLQADEGQLEQALLALLQNAEQATAGQAAPRLWVQARQGRGGRLQISVRDNGPGVPAGLERKIFLPFFCAREGGQGIGLTVVRQLVHGMGGRVRHVRPLEGGAAFVLSF
- a CDS encoding TonB-dependent siderophore receptor; this translates as MLRPAMQLAPAGALLAAALWAPNAQAETEPAAAASAQESEKVVITGKRKHRVSKGATNLKLEIKDTPQTISTIDQETLRDFGATGSNDALRFGTGIVVDEWETNRTSFQARGFDVMLTQVDGLGMTNDWGLVESQKDTYLFERIELVRGANGLLTGVGNASGTINYVRKRPGNSDGGEVIASAGSHHLKRLALDYNKVLTPDGEWAGRLVVAHEDKDSYIRALHNQRSTIYGVVDGQIGDNGVLTVGFTYQDAKQRSPMWGSLTLPRADGTLAEFDVSASTSQDWTRWNNRSLDAFVEYTHALSSNWEGKLTYNRNKGENASKLFYAYTLTGALENDNTGLYGWPYRSEGDTRADVIDANLNGRFGAFGRQHEVVVGLSHSRQKNKAVGYDATGYIGLPLPAFPYAGNVYPEPAWGATSVAADGKQQITRLYAAARLALTERLKGIAGVNAISLKRNGTSIYGGGVALDNEKTDKVSPYLGTTYDITPDVLAYASYSDIFQAQDQRDVHGAFLAPMKGINAETGVKAEWLDRKLLTTFAVFSAKQKGLATEAGFDPVSQQSYYEPKDVKSRGFEIEASGRLDADTKVSVGYTQLKLTGPDGKDIYEWVPRRTLKLLVETRLAALPAMRLGAATRWQSDADKIGGARQDAYLLANVFGAYDLTKDATVRLNVDNLFDKKYLRTVQFGAIYGSPRTASVSLEYKL
- a CDS encoding response regulator → MTDSPLLLLDDDPGVGLAAQLLLQRRVAPITCLRRPAELAAALDRLNPAVLLLDLNFGPGRTDGAQGLRLLAEVQARPQPPVVVVMTAYADIELAVQALKRGAFDFITKPWDNVRLIATCREALERARPSPGQAPAAGAAEPTRSLAAQERAAVLAAMAEAQGNLSAAARLLGLSRAALYRRLEKHGL
- a CDS encoding ATP-binding cassette domain-containing protein; translation: MNSPTLPDPIAGAAADTVQRGTAMDRALPPPRWRRTPMLAALATAAVFGLALLLAWQRQPQLQTVRAAQLAPVRAGLFRDELPLRARAEPIRSVQLDAVEAGLVESVQARDGDRVEVGAPLYRLRSPEQEQLLMQRGAEVAQQMANVSAQRSAQATSLAQNRRELARLQAEQQQAEADYGRLAPLAAAGFVSAAALEQARRQQALATQLLEQARQDQRIEADIHAQSLAEMARAVDGLQHGLRLLQEARARLQQTAPIAGQLSGFTLQVGASVRPGDRLGRIDDPAGGMQLAAEVDEYYLPRLRAGQLATSADGPLSLVQTLPQVQGGKVRVLLRWSGPPPALQPGQAVELRLQLSRPAPALLLPDGPGVQTRLYVLHGRELRRRAVRLGRRAAGQVEVLGGLAAGEQVLLSQPPPTPKGLPCHDRTEATEQTPSRRYRGNHGPGRDRPADRSRRIRRHHRPSGCGKSTLLGLLGLLDRPSGGRYLLQGEDVARKSDRELAAIRRGRIGFVFQSFNLVDEMTVQDNVKLALRYGNGSDRQQRARVAEVLDRLGLAHRAGHHPSQLSGGQQQRVAIARAIAARPALLLADEPTGNLDSAHGREVMQLLRELNDEGTTLVMVTHSAEHAAQAARSVRLLDGRILVDAQAEHWA